A genomic stretch from Nocardia wallacei includes:
- a CDS encoding TetR/AcrR family transcriptional regulator encodes MTEAPTRQVVDRLLDAAQTLLARKGIRATTVIEVAEEAGVSRAWLYRHFPDKSALLGAAIVRLNDSFWSDARTQLDTLETFTEQLVAGVRIGRHAYEDPGALPLRLRVTEPEEFAACAGAGVSGLVPDLAAFWLPYVEAAVGRGEIHRGHDPREVAEWVARVLISVGTMPGETIDADDPAAVLGHVRRFVMPGLRADPGH; translated from the coding sequence GTGACCGAGGCACCGACCAGGCAGGTGGTGGACCGGCTGCTCGACGCCGCCCAGACCTTGCTGGCGCGCAAGGGCATTCGCGCCACCACCGTCATCGAGGTCGCCGAGGAGGCGGGCGTGTCGCGGGCCTGGCTGTACCGGCACTTCCCGGATAAGTCGGCGCTGCTGGGCGCGGCGATCGTCCGGCTCAACGACTCCTTCTGGAGCGACGCGCGCACTCAGCTCGACACCCTCGAGACCTTCACCGAGCAACTCGTGGCGGGCGTGCGCATCGGCCGCCACGCCTACGAGGACCCGGGCGCGCTGCCCCTGCGGCTGCGCGTGACCGAGCCGGAGGAGTTCGCCGCCTGCGCGGGCGCCGGTGTGTCGGGGCTGGTCCCGGATCTCGCGGCGTTCTGGCTGCCCTATGTCGAGGCAGCGGTCGGCCGGGGTGAGATCCATCGCGGTCACGACCCGCGCGAGGTGGCCGAGTGGGTGGCGCGGGTGCTGATCAGTGTGGGCACCATGCCCGGCGAGACGATCGACGCGGACGACCCCGCCGCCGTGCTGGGTCACGTGCGCCGCTTCGTCATGCCCGGCCTGCGCGCCGATCCCGGACACTGA
- a CDS encoding phosphotransferase family protein: MPIDIPTSAAGLTPEWLTALLRAHGHEVTVEGVESAPVGSGQMAGSYRLTLRYFGDTALPSRMVAKLATGSADQRSFGSGAFRNEVRFYRHLAATVRVPLPRCHGSAMSDSGAEFVLLLDDLAPAVQGDQIAGCGVEQARAVAVAAAGLHGPRWCDDTLLAEPGLALPTQSDRELMDSVLAPMTDTFRDRFADRLGTLDRAALDWLVATAGDWLVTPVRHFALLHGDLRVDNVMFGPDGSVTIIDWQTITPGQPLRDIAFLLATSLPTADRRAHERAIVADYHSALLRYGVADYSLEQCWHDYATQLIQAPLIIVFGCGAAQSTERGDRMFHTMLTRSAAAIDDLLPGGLR, encoded by the coding sequence ATGCCGATCGACATCCCCACCAGCGCAGCCGGACTCACGCCGGAGTGGCTGACCGCACTGCTGCGGGCGCACGGTCACGAGGTGACCGTCGAGGGCGTCGAGTCGGCGCCGGTGGGCTCCGGCCAGATGGCGGGCAGCTACCGGCTGACGTTGCGCTACTTCGGCGACACCGCGCTCCCGTCCCGTATGGTCGCCAAACTCGCCACCGGTTCGGCCGACCAGCGCAGCTTCGGCAGTGGCGCGTTCCGCAACGAGGTGCGGTTCTACCGTCACCTCGCCGCCACGGTGCGGGTGCCGCTGCCGCGCTGCCACGGCTCGGCGATGTCGGACTCGGGGGCCGAATTCGTGCTGCTGCTGGACGATCTCGCGCCAGCCGTCCAGGGCGATCAGATCGCGGGGTGTGGCGTCGAGCAGGCACGGGCCGTCGCGGTGGCGGCGGCGGGACTGCACGGGCCGCGGTGGTGCGACGACACGCTGCTCGCCGAACCGGGCCTGGCGCTGCCGACCCAGTCGGACCGCGAGCTGATGGACTCCGTGCTCGCCCCGATGACCGACACCTTCCGCGACCGCTTCGCCGACCGGCTCGGCACACTGGACCGCGCGGCCCTCGATTGGCTCGTGGCCACGGCGGGTGACTGGCTGGTCACCCCGGTGCGCCACTTCGCGCTGCTGCATGGCGATCTGCGCGTGGACAATGTGATGTTCGGCCCCGACGGGTCGGTGACGATCATCGACTGGCAGACCATCACCCCCGGACAACCGTTGCGCGACATCGCCTTTCTCCTCGCGACCAGCCTGCCCACCGCGGACCGCCGGGCGCACGAACGCGCGATCGTCGCGGACTACCACAGCGCGCTGCTGCGGTACGGCGTCGCGGACTACTCGCTCGAGCAGTGCTGGCACGACTACGCCACCCAGCTGATCCAGGCCCCGCTGATCATCGTATTCGGTTGCGGCGCCGCGCAATCCACCGAACGTGGCGATCGGATGTTCCACACCATGCTCACCCGCAGCGCCGCCGCGATCGACGACCTCCTACCGGGCGGGTTGCGCTGA
- a CDS encoding TIGR03857 family LLM class F420-dependent oxidoreductase translates to MAEHDSGPELLTELGYYTLSRHPVRPAELVAEAAEAERIGLGAAFVSERFNVKDAAVLSGALAVAAPRLGVATAATNHHTRHPLVTATMGATLAELTGGRFALGLGRGIAAQWQVLGLPTVTGAQLAEFADLLRRLWRGETVVGHDGLIGAYPALHLGVTLATPPPILLATMGSRTLALAGRMADAVVLHTFLGDEATAAAVGIVRAAAERAGRDPASVRIWSVLATVDERHAETERLRRLYGRLATYLQGYPDALLRANRWRASDLDRVRASAAFAGARGAIDATATPAELRELAAVIPDAWVRDCATGSATDCAAVVVRQFTLGVDSVILHGATPAELAPVVAAYRTRRPVARRPPVNPGAAAAAVR, encoded by the coding sequence ATGGCGGAGCACGATTCCGGGCCCGAGTTGCTCACCGAGCTGGGGTACTACACGCTGTCGCGGCATCCGGTGCGGCCCGCCGAACTCGTCGCGGAGGCGGCCGAGGCGGAACGGATCGGGCTGGGGGCGGCGTTCGTGTCCGAGCGCTTCAACGTCAAGGACGCCGCCGTGCTGTCGGGGGCGCTCGCGGTGGCCGCGCCCCGGCTCGGGGTCGCCACCGCCGCGACCAATCACCACACTCGGCATCCGCTGGTGACGGCGACGATGGGGGCGACGCTCGCCGAATTGACCGGCGGCCGTTTCGCGCTCGGTCTGGGGCGCGGGATCGCCGCTCAGTGGCAGGTGCTCGGCCTGCCCACGGTGACCGGCGCGCAGCTCGCCGAATTCGCGGACCTGCTGCGCCGTCTGTGGCGGGGTGAGACGGTGGTCGGGCACGACGGGCTGATCGGTGCGTACCCGGCCCTGCATCTGGGCGTCACCCTGGCGACTCCGCCGCCGATCCTGTTGGCCACCATGGGTTCTCGCACATTGGCGCTCGCCGGTCGGATGGCCGACGCGGTGGTCCTGCACACCTTTCTCGGCGACGAGGCGACCGCGGCGGCGGTCGGTATCGTGCGCGCGGCGGCCGAACGCGCGGGGCGCGATCCGGCGTCGGTGCGGATCTGGTCGGTGCTGGCGACGGTCGACGAGCGGCACGCCGAGACGGAGCGGCTGCGCCGCCTCTACGGTCGGCTCGCCACCTATCTGCAGGGGTACCCGGACGCGCTGCTGCGCGCGAACCGTTGGCGGGCAAGCGATCTGGACCGCGTCCGCGCCAGTGCCGCGTTCGCCGGGGCGCGCGGCGCGATCGACGCCACCGCGACACCGGCCGAACTGCGCGAACTGGCCGCGGTGATACCGGACGCCTGGGTGCGCGACTGCGCCACCGGATCCGCCACCGACTGCGCCGCGGTTGTGGTCCGGCAGTTCACCCTCGGCGTCGACTCGGTGATCCTGCACGGCGCCACGCCCGCCGAACTCGCTCCGGTGGTGGCCGCCTACCGGACCCGCCGCCCGGTCGCCCGCCGCCCGCCCGTGAACCCCGGCGCTGCCGCCGCCGCAGTGAGGTGA
- a CDS encoding FAD-dependent oxidoreductase yields the protein MSERVVIVGADAAGMAAAAQARRLRTASELEIVVFERGHFTSYSACGIPYWVGGDVADRDDLIARTPEEHRAREIDLRLRTEVREIDVPGRRVRTHDLETGGESWTDYDKLVLATGASPSRPPLPGVDAAGVHGVQTLDDGQALIDTLDSTPGRLAVVVGAGYIGVEMSEALINRGYQVTMINRGAEPMSTLDPDMGVLIGKAMRGLGIQVVGNAEVTAIRTDARGRVRAAATADAEYPADVVVLGLGVRPATELARAAGLPLGASGGLLTDLAMRVRGHENIWAGGDCVEVLDLVSGAQRHIPLGTHANKHGQIIGAGVGGDYATFPGVVGTAVSKVCDLEVARTGLREKDARAAGLQYVTVVIESTSRAGYFPGAAPMTVKMLAERRSGRLLGVQIVGREGAAKRIDIAAVALTARMTVEQLTALDLGYAPPFSPVWDPVLVAARKAVSAVRKDAIPIP from the coding sequence ATGAGCGAACGTGTGGTGATCGTCGGCGCGGACGCGGCCGGGATGGCGGCGGCGGCGCAGGCCCGCAGGCTGCGCACGGCGAGCGAGCTGGAGATCGTGGTGTTCGAGCGCGGGCACTTCACCTCCTACTCGGCGTGCGGCATTCCGTACTGGGTCGGCGGCGACGTGGCCGACCGCGACGATCTGATCGCCCGCACGCCCGAGGAGCACCGGGCTCGCGAGATCGACCTGCGGCTGCGGACCGAGGTGCGCGAGATCGACGTGCCCGGCCGCCGCGTCCGGACACACGATCTCGAGACCGGCGGCGAAAGCTGGACGGACTACGACAAACTCGTGCTCGCCACCGGCGCGAGCCCCAGCCGGCCCCCGCTGCCCGGCGTCGACGCCGCCGGAGTGCACGGCGTGCAGACCCTCGACGACGGCCAGGCCCTCATCGACACCCTCGACTCCACCCCGGGCCGCCTCGCGGTGGTGGTGGGCGCCGGGTACATCGGCGTCGAGATGTCGGAGGCGCTGATCAACCGCGGCTATCAGGTGACGATGATCAATCGCGGTGCCGAGCCCATGTCCACCCTCGATCCCGACATGGGCGTGCTGATCGGAAAAGCCATGCGGGGATTGGGTATTCAGGTCGTCGGCAACGCCGAGGTCACCGCCATCCGCACCGACGCGCGGGGCCGGGTCCGCGCGGCCGCGACCGCCGACGCCGAATATCCCGCGGACGTGGTCGTGCTCGGCCTCGGCGTCCGCCCGGCCACCGAACTCGCCCGCGCCGCGGGGCTGCCCCTGGGCGCGTCCGGAGGTCTGCTCACCGACCTGGCCATGCGGGTGCGCGGCCACGAGAACATCTGGGCCGGTGGGGACTGCGTGGAAGTACTGGATCTGGTTTCCGGCGCACAACGGCACATCCCGCTCGGCACGCACGCCAACAAGCACGGCCAGATCATCGGCGCGGGTGTCGGTGGCGACTACGCCACGTTCCCCGGCGTGGTGGGCACCGCCGTCAGCAAGGTCTGCGACCTGGAGGTCGCGCGCACCGGCTTGCGGGAGAAGGACGCGCGCGCGGCCGGATTGCAGTACGTCACCGTGGTCATCGAATCCACCAGCCGCGCGGGCTATTTCCCCGGCGCGGCGCCCATGACGGTGAAGATGCTCGCCGAGCGCCGCAGCGGCCGACTGCTCGGCGTGCAGATCGTCGGCCGGGAAGGTGCGGCGAAACGCATCGATATCGCCGCCGTGGCCCTGACCGCCCGGATGACCGTGGAACAGCTGACCGCCCTCGATCTCGGCTACGCCCCACCGTTCTCGCCGGTGTGGGATCCGGTACTGGTGGCCGCGCGCAAGGCCGTGTCCGCGGTGCGGAAGGACGCGATTCCGATACCGTGA
- a CDS encoding universal stress protein, with amino-acid sequence MTHGTNPAADPRPPGDVIVGVDGSRASDSAVRWAARTAAERGRLLRILHGLGLTTAGLLLGSDRLGAADALDKLRRKADECVAGAVALARETAPELDIDTEVSDLGPARLLIEQSRSAHLVVLGVSGVGGALTRLGSTLTAVVAHGHGAIVVVRGADEQDPDLSARPVVVGVDGNPAGQAATRVAFAEADALGVPLVAVHTWSDLPVGGLPGAAPELDPMTEAEAQRTLQEQLARCQEQYPDVVIVRKVYLSGPRDRLIGWSRSAQLLVVGSRGRGGFRGLLLGSTSQTLVQQSHCPVMVVHQR; translated from the coding sequence ATGACGCACGGTACGAACCCCGCGGCGGACCCCCGGCCACCCGGAGACGTCATCGTCGGGGTGGATGGTTCCAGGGCCTCGGACAGCGCCGTGCGGTGGGCGGCCCGCACCGCCGCCGAACGCGGAAGGCTACTGCGGATCCTGCACGGCCTCGGCCTCACGACGGCCGGGCTCCTGCTGGGGTCGGATCGGCTCGGGGCCGCCGACGCCCTCGACAAGCTGCGGCGCAAAGCCGACGAGTGCGTCGCCGGCGCGGTCGCGCTGGCTCGAGAAACCGCCCCTGAGCTGGATATCGATACCGAGGTATCCGACCTCGGCCCGGCCCGGCTGCTGATCGAGCAATCCCGGTCGGCCCATCTGGTGGTGCTCGGCGTCTCCGGCGTCGGCGGCGCGCTGACCCGGCTCGGTTCCACGCTCACGGCCGTCGTGGCGCACGGGCACGGCGCGATCGTGGTCGTGCGCGGCGCCGACGAGCAGGACCCGGACCTGTCGGCGCGGCCGGTGGTGGTCGGCGTCGACGGAAACCCGGCCGGGCAGGCCGCGACGCGCGTCGCCTTCGCCGAGGCCGACGCCCTGGGCGTACCGCTGGTGGCCGTGCACACCTGGAGCGATCTTCCGGTCGGCGGGTTGCCGGGCGCCGCACCGGAACTCGACCCGATGACCGAGGCCGAGGCGCAGCGCACCCTCCAGGAGCAGCTGGCCCGCTGCCAGGAGCAGTATCCGGACGTCGTGATCGTCCGCAAGGTCTACCTCTCCGGCCCGCGCGATCGCCTGATCGGGTGGTCGCGCTCGGCGCAGCTACTGGTGGTCGGCAGTCGCGGCCGCGGCGGATTCCGCGGCCTGCTCCTCGGCTCGACCAGCCAAACCCTGGTCCAGCAATCACACTGCCCCGTCATGGTGGTACACCAGCGCTGA
- a CDS encoding RES domain-containing protein — protein MRDVRRSSARRTCSKTGLVLVPSASREVYRLAKPSYGPLNPLLRGLPGEGSPAAWNRYDVAGQKTVYAAGTEEGAYGELLAPLKPRLPVAASTYFDDVRPGDELDSLIREEWENAGFRAPREIDLTWLSEYRLYRLTLPTMGWFIDIEAASSLSAIAKYPPPSLIERGITEVSVAELRGRDRALTTAIATRLWPITLDDDSLAHGIMYGSRHGSEWSCWAIWLRRTRSGRATKGLIPVADPGVEVLPPAVNPPLDAILTTYDLTGTW, from the coding sequence ATGAGGGACGTCAGGCGCTCCAGTGCCCGGCGGACCTGTTCGAAGACGGGCTTGGTGCTCGTTCCCTCGGCCAGCCGCGAGGTGTACCGGCTCGCGAAACCGTCCTACGGACCGCTCAATCCGCTGCTGCGCGGGCTGCCCGGCGAGGGTTCCCCGGCGGCCTGGAATCGGTACGACGTCGCCGGGCAGAAGACCGTCTACGCCGCCGGTACCGAGGAGGGCGCCTACGGCGAACTGCTCGCACCGCTCAAGCCGCGCCTGCCCGTCGCCGCGTCGACCTATTTCGACGATGTCCGTCCCGGTGACGAATTGGACTCCCTGATCCGGGAGGAATGGGAGAACGCCGGCTTCCGCGCGCCACGCGAGATCGACCTGACGTGGTTGAGCGAGTACCGGCTGTATCGGCTCACCCTGCCGACCATGGGGTGGTTCATCGACATCGAGGCGGCGTCGAGCCTGTCGGCGATCGCCAAGTATCCGCCGCCGAGTCTGATCGAACGCGGCATCACCGAGGTCAGCGTCGCGGAATTGCGCGGCCGCGACCGCGCTCTCACCACCGCGATCGCCACCCGGCTGTGGCCGATCACCCTCGACGACGACAGCCTCGCCCACGGCATCATGTACGGCTCCCGGCACGGCAGCGAATGGAGCTGCTGGGCGATCTGGTTGCGCCGCACCAGAAGTGGCCGCGCGACCAAGGGACTCATCCCCGTCGCCGACCCCGGCGTCGAGGTACTGCCACCCGCGGTCAACCCACCCCTCGACGCCATCCTGACCACCTACGACCTGACGGGCACCTGGTAA
- a CDS encoding SLATT domain-containing protein: MWRWLRSEQTPAHSTGLHSPQSPPADADPLGVSVHYLHLFRDEYERSRFVVKTRAKHVVVWTAVANGLIAVLGTAIAVYDAPWLGLFSTGLAASIGVITAWDGLYRHREMWVQRSVILGQLQTLLRTTELRQAVGEDRNLLARETMRELNEILEEDLEAWTSLRRTQAAIRERGDDPADPPPR, translated from the coding sequence ATGTGGCGATGGCTCCGCAGCGAGCAGACACCGGCCCACTCCACCGGCCTGCACAGCCCACAGTCACCCCCGGCGGACGCCGATCCGCTCGGTGTCAGCGTGCACTACCTGCATCTTTTCCGGGACGAGTACGAACGATCGCGGTTCGTGGTGAAGACCCGCGCCAAGCACGTCGTGGTGTGGACGGCTGTGGCCAACGGCCTCATCGCCGTGCTCGGCACCGCCATCGCCGTGTACGACGCGCCGTGGCTCGGCCTGTTCAGTACCGGCCTCGCCGCCTCGATCGGTGTCATCACCGCCTGGGACGGCCTGTACCGGCACCGCGAGATGTGGGTGCAGCGCAGCGTGATCCTCGGTCAGTTGCAGACCCTGCTGCGCACCACCGAACTGCGGCAGGCCGTCGGCGAGGACCGCAACCTGCTCGCCCGCGAGACCATGCGGGAACTGAACGAGATTCTCGAGGAGGACCTCGAGGCCTGGACCTCGCTGCGCCGCACCCAGGCAGCCATCCGCGAACGCGGCGACGACCCCGCGGATCCGCCGCCACGCTGA
- a CDS encoding M48 family metalloprotease, translated as MWRWATAAPTTVAGVLIVFVAERCGGPWVAAVLVGSWLFAGVVLFDAAWFSPNRQSWAAVLGFRKPVGDEVEILTAAWENVTRAPGLDGWPYSLWVQQSGLPNAYAAPTRIVAVTSWAIGSLRPRALEAVLAHELGHHVGGDQRLRLLAAWSAIPVTVVKRLAAAAGRPLEVFGPAAIAIRFALAPVLCGALFLGVAAPAGRPVALALSVLLLVEPCTAAARSRRAEFAADRFAAEHGYGRDLAAALGRWQREYPARTGLLAVRSRWFGSHPPIGDRVRALRTEHLRRYPGESGAATA; from the coding sequence ATGTGGCGGTGGGCAACCGCGGCGCCCACGACGGTAGCGGGTGTGCTGATCGTGTTCGTCGCCGAGCGGTGCGGCGGCCCGTGGGTGGCGGCGGTGCTCGTCGGGAGCTGGCTGTTCGCCGGGGTCGTGCTGTTCGACGCGGCGTGGTTCTCGCCGAACCGGCAGTCGTGGGCCGCCGTCCTCGGGTTCCGCAAGCCGGTCGGCGACGAGGTGGAAATCCTCACTGCCGCATGGGAAAACGTCACTCGGGCACCGGGCCTGGACGGGTGGCCGTATTCCCTGTGGGTGCAGCAATCCGGGCTGCCGAACGCCTACGCCGCGCCGACCCGCATCGTCGCGGTCACCAGCTGGGCGATCGGGTCGCTGCGGCCACGCGCGCTGGAAGCCGTTCTCGCCCATGAACTGGGCCATCACGTGGGTGGCGACCAGCGCCTGCGATTGCTCGCCGCCTGGAGCGCGATCCCGGTGACGGTGGTGAAACGACTCGCCGCCGCGGCCGGGCGGCCGTTGGAGGTGTTCGGTCCCGCCGCGATAGCGATCCGGTTCGCACTCGCCCCGGTCCTGTGCGGGGCGCTGTTCCTGGGAGTGGCCGCCCCGGCGGGGCGACCGGTCGCCCTGGCGCTGTCCGTACTGCTTCTCGTCGAACCGTGCACCGCCGCGGCGCGGTCCCGCCGGGCGGAGTTCGCGGCCGACCGGTTCGCCGCGGAGCACGGGTACGGTCGTGATCTCGCCGCGGCCCTGGGCCGATGGCAGCGGGAGTATCCGGCGCGCACCGGCCTGCTCGCCGTGCGGTCGCGCTGGTTCGGCAGTCATCCGCCGATCGGCGATCGGGTGCGCGCGCTACGGACCGAGCACCTGCGGCGCTATCCGGGCGAGTCCGGAGCAGCGACGGCCTGA
- a CDS encoding acetyl-CoA acetyltransferase — protein MGSDAGLPPHTPVIVGVGQISERLGEPGYRGLSAAELAAAAVRAAVADTGGDAERLVAELDTIAAIRAFDDSSAFARAALGAPDNVPRAVAARIGARPRRAILGPTGGQTPQQLVTELCGEIAAGNSAVAVVFGAEAISTVRDLATRPVTERPDFTERVGGSLEDRGYGIEGMTPSQGVLHRMVEPAVSYTVLENARRARLGSSPREYARAMGELFGRFSAVAADNPHAAAPSVRDAAELIAVDERNRRITDAYTRLLVAREQVNQAAAVLIVSLAAARRLGIAQSRMVFMPGHADLTERALLERPDLSRSPAAVAAVRCALDLAGIELDQVSVLDLYSCFPIAVFNLCDGLGLAPDDPRGLTVTGGLPYFGGPGNNYTTHAIAEMVARVRDRPGSYGLVAANGGILSKHSVGVYTTTPTAWRSERTAVARAELDAAPGVRPVYHADGRATVESCAVRFERDGSAVAIVVGRLDDGSRFLANVLEQDTALIDALTGDTEPIGGQVFVRSTADGNRVASTRELLDAHLGPRVPALRESYTHVVVTRSEHVLEVMIDRPEAGNALNARAQRELDEIFTAFQHDDDLWVAVLSGAGDETFCTGTDLSEVISPLQLLAQPRSGFGGLSARESAKPVIAAVNGRADSGGLELVLACHLVVADEAASFALPDTGIGQAPGPGVLVRLPRVVGRALAHDMIVTGRRIDAAEAVAAGLVARTAPIGKARTVARQLAAEIAARSPVAIRAALAFLAHADRTADPLAAIGEPAPLLDKLIAHRDPVEGLAALREGRIPRWHNP, from the coding sequence ATGGGGTCGGATGCGGGCTTGCCGCCGCACACACCGGTCATCGTCGGCGTCGGTCAGATCTCCGAGCGCCTCGGCGAGCCGGGTTATCGCGGATTGTCCGCCGCCGAGCTGGCGGCCGCGGCGGTGCGCGCCGCGGTGGCCGACACCGGCGGCGACGCGGAAAGGCTTGTCGCGGAACTGGATACGATCGCCGCGATCCGCGCTTTCGACGACTCGAGCGCGTTCGCCCGCGCCGCTCTGGGCGCGCCGGACAATGTGCCGCGAGCCGTGGCCGCACGCATCGGCGCGCGGCCACGCCGCGCGATCCTCGGACCGACCGGCGGGCAGACGCCGCAGCAACTGGTCACCGAGTTGTGCGGGGAGATCGCCGCGGGCAACTCCGCGGTCGCCGTGGTGTTCGGCGCGGAGGCCATCTCCACGGTCCGCGACCTCGCGACCCGCCCTGTCACGGAGCGGCCCGATTTCACCGAGCGCGTAGGCGGTTCGCTGGAGGACCGCGGCTACGGGATCGAGGGGATGACCCCCTCCCAAGGTGTGCTGCACCGGATGGTGGAGCCGGCGGTGTCCTACACCGTGCTGGAGAACGCCCGCCGGGCGCGCCTGGGCAGCTCGCCACGGGAGTACGCGCGGGCCATGGGCGAGCTGTTCGGCCGATTCAGTGCGGTCGCCGCCGATAACCCGCACGCGGCGGCGCCCAGCGTGCGCGACGCCGCGGAACTGATCGCGGTGGACGAGCGCAATCGCCGCATCACCGACGCCTACACCCGGCTGCTGGTCGCCCGCGAACAGGTGAATCAGGCCGCCGCGGTGCTGATCGTGTCGCTGGCGGCGGCGCGGCGGCTCGGTATCGCGCAGTCGCGCATGGTGTTCATGCCCGGGCACGCCGACCTGACCGAGCGGGCCTTGCTCGAGCGACCGGACCTGAGCCGCAGTCCCGCGGCCGTGGCCGCCGTCCGCTGCGCGCTGGACCTGGCCGGGATCGAACTCGATCAGGTGTCGGTGCTGGACCTGTACAGCTGCTTCCCGATCGCGGTGTTCAATCTCTGCGACGGCCTGGGGCTGGCGCCGGACGATCCGCGGGGCCTGACGGTCACCGGCGGCCTGCCGTACTTCGGCGGACCCGGCAACAACTACACCACCCACGCCATCGCGGAAATGGTTGCGCGCGTGCGCGATCGGCCCGGCAGCTACGGGCTCGTGGCCGCCAACGGCGGAATCCTCAGCAAGCATTCGGTGGGCGTCTACACGACGACGCCCACCGCCTGGCGTTCCGAGCGCACGGCCGTGGCGCGGGCCGAACTGGACGCGGCGCCGGGCGTGCGGCCGGTGTATCACGCCGACGGCCGGGCGACGGTGGAGAGCTGCGCCGTGCGATTCGAGCGCGACGGCTCGGCCGTCGCCATCGTGGTGGGCAGGCTGGACGACGGCAGCCGGTTCCTCGCCAACGTGCTCGAACAGGACACGGCGCTGATAGATGCGCTGACCGGCGACACCGAGCCGATCGGCGGGCAGGTCTTCGTCCGGTCGACCGCCGACGGCAACCGGGTCGCGTCCACGCGGGAGCTGCTGGACGCGCACCTGGGCCCGCGGGTGCCCGCGCTGCGCGAGTCGTACACCCACGTCGTCGTCACGCGCTCGGAGCATGTGCTCGAGGTGATGATCGACCGTCCCGAGGCGGGCAACGCGCTGAACGCGCGGGCGCAGCGCGAACTCGACGAGATCTTCACCGCGTTCCAGCACGACGACGACCTGTGGGTCGCGGTGCTCAGCGGTGCGGGTGACGAAACATTCTGCACCGGAACAGATCTGAGCGAGGTGATATCGCCGCTGCAGCTGCTGGCGCAACCGCGCAGCGGGTTCGGCGGACTGTCGGCCCGGGAGTCCGCGAAGCCGGTGATCGCGGCGGTCAACGGCCGCGCGGACAGCGGCGGACTGGAGCTCGTGCTCGCCTGCCACCTCGTGGTCGCCGACGAGGCGGCCTCGTTCGCCCTGCCCGACACCGGAATCGGGCAGGCCCCGGGCCCCGGCGTGCTGGTGCGCCTGCCCCGGGTCGTCGGCCGGGCGCTCGCGCACGACATGATCGTCACCGGCCGCCGCATCGATGCGGCCGAGGCCGTCGCCGCCGGACTGGTGGCGCGCACGGCCCCGATCGGCAAGGCCCGGACCGTGGCCCGGCAGCTGGCCGCCGAGATCGCCGCGCGCTCACCCGTCGCCATCCGGGCCGCGCTGGCGTTCCTGGCGCACGCCGACCGGACCGCCGACCCGCTCGCCGCCATCGGTGAGCCCGCCCCGCTGCTGGACAAGCTGATCGCCCACCGCGACCCCGTCGAAGGACTCGCCGCGCTGCGCGAGGGCCGAATTCCCCGCTGGCACAACCCGTGA